The Actinocatenispora sera genome has a window encoding:
- a CDS encoding ribonuclease J → MSQAHPELAPPPPLAAHSLRVIPLGGLGAIGRNMTVYEYEGRLLVVDCGVLFPDVDQPGVDVILPDFSPIADRLDDVEAIVLTHGHEDHIGAVPYLLARKPDIPLVGSQFTLALVEAKLAERRITPYSLTVREGGIEQLGPFSCEFFAVNHSIPDAMAVAVRTGAGTVLHTGDFKMDQLPLDGRVTDLAGFARLGGEGVDLLLSDSTNAEIPGFVTSEQEIRPVIDGIFRRARGRIIVASFASHVHRVQQVLDSAAEHGRKVALIGRSMVRNMGIARDLGLLHIAAGLVVSLEEATNLPADEIVFMSTGSQGEPMSALGRMASGDHRHVKIEPGDTVVLASSLVPGNETSVYRVINALSRAGATVIHKDVARVHVSGHAPAGELLYLLNVVRPSNFLPIHGEWRHLRAHARLAAESGVPAEGVVLCEDGDVVDLVDGRARLVGHLPNRYVYVDGLAVGDVGESALTERRILGDGGFIAATVVVDSVTGKVVGGPTVSAKGFSEDPAAFDPVVPLITEVLDRAAKDGVSDPHQLQQLVRRSVGRWVNDTYRRRPMIVPNVVEV, encoded by the coding sequence GTGAGCCAGGCACATCCGGAGCTGGCCCCACCACCGCCGCTCGCCGCGCACAGCCTGCGGGTCATTCCGCTGGGTGGCCTCGGCGCGATCGGCCGCAACATGACCGTCTACGAGTACGAGGGGCGGCTGCTCGTCGTCGACTGCGGCGTGCTGTTCCCGGATGTGGACCAACCGGGCGTCGACGTCATCCTGCCGGACTTCTCGCCGATCGCCGACCGGCTCGACGACGTCGAGGCGATCGTGCTCACGCACGGGCACGAGGATCACATCGGCGCGGTGCCCTACCTGCTGGCGCGCAAGCCGGACATCCCGCTGGTGGGCTCGCAGTTCACCCTGGCGCTGGTGGAGGCGAAGCTCGCCGAGCGGCGGATCACGCCGTACTCGCTGACCGTCCGGGAGGGCGGCATCGAGCAGCTCGGTCCGTTCAGCTGCGAGTTCTTCGCGGTCAACCACTCGATCCCGGACGCGATGGCGGTGGCGGTGCGCACCGGCGCCGGGACGGTGCTGCACACCGGCGACTTCAAGATGGATCAGCTGCCGCTGGACGGCCGGGTCACCGACCTGGCCGGCTTCGCCCGGTTGGGCGGCGAGGGCGTCGACCTGCTGCTGTCCGACTCGACCAACGCCGAGATCCCCGGGTTCGTCACCTCCGAACAGGAGATCCGGCCGGTCATCGACGGCATCTTCCGCCGCGCGCGCGGCCGGATCATCGTCGCCTCGTTCGCCTCGCACGTGCACCGGGTCCAGCAGGTGCTCGACTCGGCGGCCGAGCATGGCCGCAAGGTGGCGTTGATCGGCCGGTCCATGGTGCGCAACATGGGCATCGCCCGCGATCTGGGGCTGCTGCACATCGCGGCCGGTCTGGTGGTGTCGCTGGAGGAGGCGACGAACCTGCCGGCGGACGAGATCGTGTTCATGTCGACCGGCTCGCAGGGCGAGCCGATGAGCGCGCTGGGCCGGATGGCCTCCGGCGACCACCGGCACGTCAAGATCGAGCCGGGCGACACGGTCGTACTGGCGTCCTCGCTCGTGCCGGGCAACGAGACCTCGGTGTACCGGGTGATCAACGCGCTGTCTCGGGCCGGCGCCACGGTGATCCACAAGGACGTGGCCCGGGTGCACGTCTCCGGGCACGCGCCGGCCGGCGAGCTGCTGTACCTGCTCAACGTGGTGCGGCCGAGCAACTTCCTGCCGATCCACGGCGAGTGGCGGCACCTGCGGGCGCACGCCCGGCTGGCGGCCGAGTCCGGGGTACCGGCCGAGGGCGTCGTGCTGTGCGAGGACGGCGACGTGGTCGACCTGGTCGACGGCCGGGCCCGGCTGGTCGGCCACCTGCCCAACCGGTACGTCTACGTCGACGGCCTCGCGGTCGGGGACGTGGGGGAGAGCGCGCTGACCGAGCGGCGCATCCTCGGCGACGGCGGGTTCATCGCGGCGACGGTGGTGGTCGACTCGGTGACCGGCAAGGTGGTCGGCGGGCCGACCGTGTCGGCGAAGGGGTTCTCGGAGGACCCGGCCGCCTTCGACCCGGTGGTGCCGTTGATCACCGAGGTGCTGGACAGGGCGGCGAAGGACGGCGTGTCCGATCCGCACCAGCTGCAGCAGCTGGTCCGGCGCTCGGTCGGCCGGTGGGTCAACGACACGTACCGGCGCCGCCCGATGATCGTGCCCAACGTCGTCGAGGTGTGA
- the dapA gene encoding 4-hydroxy-tetrahydrodipicolinate synthase: MTHDPRRPFGRLLTAMVTPFAADGSLDVAGAQKLAEYLVDVQGNDALVISGTTGEAPTTSDAEKETLLRAVVEAVGDRARIVAGVGTFDTAHSVELAHTAAKAGAHGLLVVTPYYSKPPQAGLLAHFTTVAEATDLPVMLYDIPGRTATPIATDTLLRLADHRNIAAVKDAKGDPAATSAVTGHGGVAVYSGEDKLTLPLLAVGAVGVVGTPTHVAGRETRQMIEAFEAGDHAGALALHHRLLPVFTGFFRTQGVILVKAAMRLRGLPAGPVRSPLVDATEAEIRQLCADCERAGIEL; the protein is encoded by the coding sequence ATGACGCACGACCCGCGCCGACCGTTTGGTCGGCTGCTGACCGCGATGGTCACTCCGTTCGCCGCCGACGGCTCGCTCGACGTCGCCGGTGCGCAGAAACTGGCCGAGTACCTGGTCGACGTGCAGGGCAACGACGCGCTGGTGATCAGCGGGACCACCGGCGAGGCGCCGACCACCTCCGACGCGGAGAAGGAGACGTTGCTGCGCGCCGTGGTCGAGGCGGTCGGTGACCGGGCCCGGATCGTGGCCGGCGTCGGTACGTTCGACACCGCGCACAGCGTTGAGCTCGCCCACACCGCGGCCAAGGCCGGCGCGCACGGCCTGCTCGTGGTCACTCCGTACTACTCCAAGCCGCCGCAGGCCGGGTTGCTCGCGCACTTCACCACCGTCGCCGAGGCGACCGACCTGCCGGTGATGCTGTACGACATACCCGGCCGGACGGCGACCCCGATCGCCACCGACACGCTGCTGCGGCTGGCCGATCATCGCAACATCGCCGCGGTCAAGGACGCCAAGGGCGACCCCGCCGCGACCTCGGCGGTCACCGGGCACGGCGGGGTCGCCGTCTACTCCGGCGAGGACAAGCTCACCCTGCCGCTGCTGGCGGTCGGCGCGGTCGGCGTGGTCGGTACCCCGACGCACGTGGCCGGCCGGGAGACCAGGCAGATGATCGAGGCGTTCGAGGCCGGCGACCATGCCGGCGCGCTCGCGTTGCACCACCGGCTGCTGCCGGTGTTCACCGGCTTCTTCCGCACCCAGGGCGTGATCCTGGTGAAGGCCGCGATGCGGCTGCGTGGCTTGCCGGCCGGCCCGGTCCGCTCACCGCTGGTGGACGCCACCGAGGCGGAGATCCGCCAGCTGTGCGCCGATTGCGAGCGGGCCGGTATCGAACTCTGA
- the thyX gene encoding FAD-dependent thymidylate synthase: MVPPTVQPIAWTQFAPPADVPWSTDADGGQALAEFAGRACYQSWKKPNPATATNAGYLRHILEVGHLSVLEHGSVTFYLTGISRSLTHELIRHRHFSYSQLSQRYVPERNAAMVEPDVIAEDPELHAKFVEGAEAAVKLYTELLEGLEKKFADVPNATLRRKQARQAARAVLPNATETRIVVTGNYRAWRHFVAMRASEHADVEIRALAIACLRQLQQVAPNVFGDFTISALDDGTEIAASPFVTEG, encoded by the coding sequence ATCGTTCCGCCCACCGTGCAGCCCATCGCCTGGACCCAGTTCGCGCCGCCCGCGGACGTGCCCTGGAGCACCGACGCGGACGGTGGCCAGGCGCTCGCCGAGTTCGCCGGCCGGGCCTGCTACCAGTCGTGGAAGAAGCCGAACCCGGCCACCGCGACCAACGCCGGCTACCTGCGGCACATCCTCGAGGTGGGCCACCTGTCGGTGCTCGAACACGGCAGCGTGACGTTCTACCTCACCGGCATCTCGCGCTCGCTGACCCACGAGCTGATCCGGCACCGGCACTTCTCCTACTCCCAGCTGTCCCAGCGGTACGTGCCGGAGCGCAACGCGGCGATGGTCGAGCCGGACGTGATCGCCGAGGACCCGGAGCTGCACGCCAAGTTCGTCGAGGGCGCCGAGGCCGCCGTCAAGCTCTACACCGAGCTGCTGGAAGGCCTGGAGAAGAAGTTCGCCGACGTGCCGAACGCGACGTTGCGCCGCAAGCAGGCCCGGCAGGCCGCCCGGGCGGTACTGCCGAACGCGACCGAGACGCGCATCGTGGTCACCGGCAACTACCGCGCCTGGCGGCACTTCGTCGCGATGCGGGCCTCCGAGCACGCGGACGTCGAGATCCGGGCGCTGGCGATCGCCTGCCTGCGGCAGCTGCAGCAGGTGGCGCCGAACGTGTTCGGCGACTTCACCATCTCGGCGCTGGACGACGGGACCGAGATCGCGGCCAGCCCGTTCGTCACGGAGGGCTGA
- a CDS encoding toxin-antitoxin system HicB family antitoxin, whose amino-acid sequence MDLNPYLETLRRDLEASAAPGDDDVRRAAGLLSGSLEAAARLSLLEALSDAAAEITTKLDNASVEVRLRGRAADLVVNETAPPGPPEPPPATEAESGDVARITLRLPEGLKSQVERAASTEGISVNAWLVRAIGAAVRGGSGGPTTRTRLGRRVTGYAQA is encoded by the coding sequence ATGGACCTGAACCCGTACCTGGAAACGTTGCGCCGCGACCTGGAGGCCAGCGCGGCCCCCGGCGACGACGACGTCCGGCGGGCGGCCGGGCTGCTTTCCGGCTCGCTGGAGGCCGCCGCGCGGCTCAGCCTGCTGGAGGCGCTGTCCGACGCCGCGGCCGAGATCACCACGAAGCTGGACAACGCCTCGGTCGAGGTACGGCTCCGCGGCCGGGCGGCCGACCTGGTCGTCAACGAGACCGCGCCACCCGGCCCGCCGGAGCCGCCGCCCGCCACCGAAGCCGAGTCCGGCGACGTCGCCCGGATCACGCTGCGGCTGCCCGAGGGCCTCAAGTCTCAGGTCGAACGGGCCGCGTCGACCGAGGGCATCTCCGTCAACGCCTGGCTGGTCCGGGCCATCGGTGCCGCCGTCCGCGGCGGCAGCGGCGGCCCGACCACCCGGACCCGCCTCGGCCGCCGGGTCACCGGCTACGCCCAGGCCTGA
- a CDS encoding DUF4097 family beta strand repeat-containing protein, whose amino-acid sequence MYEFATDTPVSIDLRVAAGRCELTAEPRDTATVEVEPLNPGDDRAVQAAADTIVQLSGGQLTVKTPDTSGVGWLFGRRTAKLRITIAVPTGSSLESKVASADLVCTGTLATVSVNNASGDVQLDQVTGDVSMNSASGDVRVAYVGGNLKANSASGDIDAGRVDGDVAHNSASGDTRIGETHGTVKVHSASGDVRIDAVVAGSVRANTASGDLIFGVPAGTGVWMDLNTASGSTSSDLSIGGERPLAGHDVELRGSTASGDIEIRRVPAPAAS is encoded by the coding sequence ATGTACGAGTTCGCGACCGACACCCCGGTCAGCATCGACCTGCGTGTCGCGGCCGGCCGTTGCGAGCTGACCGCCGAGCCGCGCGACACCGCGACGGTCGAGGTGGAACCGCTCAACCCCGGCGACGACCGGGCCGTCCAGGCCGCCGCCGACACGATCGTCCAGCTGTCCGGCGGGCAGCTGACCGTCAAGACGCCGGACACCAGCGGCGTCGGCTGGCTGTTCGGCCGGCGTACCGCGAAGCTGCGGATCACGATCGCCGTGCCGACCGGCTCCTCGCTGGAGTCCAAGGTCGCCTCCGCCGATCTGGTGTGCACCGGCACCCTGGCCACCGTCAGCGTCAACAACGCCTCCGGGGACGTCCAGCTGGACCAGGTCACCGGTGACGTCTCGATGAACTCCGCCTCCGGCGACGTGCGCGTCGCGTACGTCGGCGGCAACCTGAAGGCCAACTCGGCATCCGGCGACATCGACGCCGGTCGGGTCGACGGCGACGTGGCCCACAACTCCGCCAGCGGCGACACCCGGATCGGCGAGACGCACGGCACCGTCAAGGTGCACAGCGCCTCCGGCGACGTGCGGATCGACGCGGTGGTCGCCGGATCGGTCCGGGCCAACACCGCCTCCGGCGACCTGATCTTCGGCGTACCGGCCGGGACCGGGGTGTGGATGGACCTCAACACCGCGTCCGGCAGCACCTCCAGCGACCTGTCCATCGGCGGCGAGCGCCCGCTGGCCGGTCACGACGTGGAGCTGCGCGGCAGCACCGCCTCCGGCGACATCGAGATCCGCCGGGTACCGGCACCGGCGGCGTCCTGA
- a CDS encoding DUF2752 domain-containing protein, with the protein MASVSDIGSAQQVMSGGAVAAIPATGIGEPVDDGPRTPPPGYGYPVSAAGYAYPGPTGAEQASPRRPRTPVGRLIQFLFVRQTWLAPLALLACFGMSVVYVEHFNPTTGEEGPTGGCAFKALTGLDCPGCGGTRAFWYLLHGNLPEAARNHVLAVFAAPFVVYAYLAWALRRVFGIAMPRLRVPPVAFALFAGAWAAFFIMRNLPWAPFTFLYV; encoded by the coding sequence ATGGCGTCGGTGAGCGACATCGGCAGCGCGCAGCAAGTGATGTCCGGGGGAGCGGTTGCGGCGATCCCGGCCACCGGCATCGGGGAGCCGGTCGACGACGGCCCGCGGACCCCGCCGCCCGGTTATGGCTACCCGGTCTCCGCGGCCGGCTACGCCTACCCTGGCCCGACCGGGGCCGAGCAGGCGTCGCCGCGGCGGCCGCGAACGCCGGTCGGGCGCCTCATCCAGTTCCTGTTCGTGCGACAGACCTGGTTGGCGCCGCTCGCGCTGCTGGCCTGCTTCGGCATGTCGGTGGTCTACGTCGAGCACTTCAACCCCACCACCGGCGAGGAGGGGCCCACCGGTGGCTGCGCGTTCAAGGCGCTCACCGGGCTCGACTGCCCGGGCTGCGGCGGCACCCGCGCCTTCTGGTACCTGCTGCACGGCAACCTGCCGGAGGCGGCCCGCAACCACGTGCTCGCGGTGTTCGCCGCGCCGTTCGTGGTGTACGCCTACCTTGCCTGGGCGCTGCGCCGGGTCTTCGGCATCGCCATGCCGCGGCTGCGCGTCCCGCCGGTCGCGTTCGCCCTGTTCGCCGGCGCCTGGGCGGCCTTCTTCATCATGCGCAACCTGCCCTGGGCGCCGTTCACCTTCCTGTACGTCTGA
- a CDS encoding DNA glycosylase AlkZ-like family protein, with product MTARVPHLSAATARRIALGAQGFADPRPIGVPDVRHLRRVLRRIGVIQMDSVNVLQRAHYLPAYSRLGPYPTRLLDRAAHSAPRELFEYWGHEASLVPVRLQPALRWRMAEAEQHAWNGVRRLAAERPDLVARVRDEVAQRGPLTAREIQDDTVRDRSDWGWNWSAVKTSLEWLFYCGEVTSAARLPTFERLYDLPERVLPAEVLATPTPAPAQAYQQLVRTAATALGVATEPDLRDYFRLPAAASRPAVAALVAAGELIEVEVDGWPAPAYLDPGARRPRRIAARTLISPFDPLIWLRSRAERLFGFSYRIEIYVPPHRRVHGYYVLPFLLDDALVARVDLKADRAAGLLRVPAAWIEPRPPGGIDRVAGELAAELRTMAGWLGLTDVARPQQGDLAGPLAAALER from the coding sequence ATCACCGCACGCGTACCGCACCTGTCGGCTGCGACCGCCCGCCGCATCGCGCTGGGCGCGCAGGGTTTCGCCGATCCGCGCCCGATCGGGGTCCCCGACGTCCGGCACCTGCGCCGGGTGCTACGCCGCATCGGTGTGATCCAGATGGACTCGGTGAACGTGCTGCAGCGCGCGCACTACCTGCCGGCCTATTCGCGGCTGGGTCCCTACCCGACCCGGCTGCTGGACCGCGCCGCCCACAGCGCGCCGCGCGAGCTGTTCGAATACTGGGGCCACGAGGCGTCGCTGGTGCCGGTCCGGCTGCAACCGGCGCTGCGCTGGCGGATGGCCGAGGCCGAGCAACACGCCTGGAACGGGGTGCGCCGGCTCGCCGCGGAACGCCCCGACCTGGTCGCCCGGGTTCGCGACGAGGTGGCGCAACGCGGGCCGCTGACCGCCCGCGAGATCCAGGACGACACGGTCCGGGATCGCAGCGACTGGGGTTGGAACTGGTCCGCGGTCAAGACCAGCCTGGAATGGCTGTTCTACTGCGGCGAGGTCACCTCGGCGGCCCGGCTACCCACCTTCGAGCGGCTCTACGACCTGCCCGAGCGGGTGCTGCCGGCCGAGGTGCTGGCCACCCCGACTCCCGCGCCCGCCCAGGCGTACCAGCAGCTGGTCCGCACCGCCGCGACCGCGCTCGGCGTGGCCACCGAGCCCGATCTGCGCGACTACTTCCGGCTGCCGGCCGCGGCGAGCCGGCCGGCGGTGGCAGCGCTGGTCGCGGCCGGTGAGCTGATCGAGGTCGAGGTGGACGGCTGGCCGGCACCGGCCTACCTCGATCCGGGCGCGCGCCGGCCGCGGCGGATCGCCGCCCGCACCCTGATCAGCCCGTTCGATCCGTTGATCTGGCTGCGATCACGGGCGGAGCGGCTGTTCGGGTTCAGCTACCGGATCGAGATCTACGTGCCGCCGCACCGCCGGGTGCACGGCTACTACGTGCTGCCGTTCCTGCTCGACGACGCGCTGGTGGCCCGGGTCGACCTGAAGGCGGACCGGGCCGCCGGGCTGCTGCGGGTGCCGGCGGCGTGGATCGAGCCGCGGCCACCCGGCGGCATCGACCGGGTCGCGGGTGAGCTCGCCGCGGAGCTGCGCACGATGGCGGGCTGGCTGGGCCTGACCGACGTCGCCCGGCCGCAGCAGGGTGATCTTGCCGGCCCGCTCGCGGCCGCGCTGGAACGGTGA
- a CDS encoding GNAT family N-acetyltransferase codes for MALGYVRTARVAEAAEIARLQLATWRAAYARIVPARILDELDGEALAARWLAAITEPPSTRHRVLVAIEQGGEANLVGFAAIGPADETAAAPDEPADALPSGTAAITDLLVEPRWGRRGHGSRLLAAAVDLWRDDGAERAVAWLFDRDAASRALLGSAGWQDDGAVRALDMDGTLVRQRRLHVALDPDPDGSAADSG; via the coding sequence ATGGCGCTGGGTTACGTTCGTACCGCTCGTGTGGCCGAGGCCGCGGAGATCGCCCGGCTGCAGCTGGCCACCTGGCGCGCCGCGTACGCGCGCATCGTCCCGGCCCGCATCCTCGACGAACTCGACGGCGAGGCGCTCGCCGCCCGCTGGCTCGCCGCGATCACCGAGCCCCCGTCGACACGCCACCGGGTGCTCGTCGCGATCGAGCAGGGCGGCGAGGCGAACCTGGTCGGCTTCGCCGCGATCGGACCGGCCGACGAGACGGCCGCCGCGCCGGACGAGCCGGCCGACGCGCTGCCGAGCGGTACCGCTGCCATCACCGACCTGCTGGTCGAGCCGCGCTGGGGCCGGCGCGGCCACGGCAGCCGGCTGCTCGCCGCGGCGGTCGACCTGTGGCGCGACGACGGCGCCGAGCGGGCCGTCGCCTGGCTGTTCGACCGGGACGCCGCGAGCCGGGCCCTGCTGGGTTCGGCCGGCTGGCAGGACGACGGCGCGGTCCGGGCGCTGGACATGGACGGCACCCTGGTCCGGCAGCGCCGCCTGCACGTGGCTCTCGACCCCGACCCCGACGGCTCGGCCGCCGACTCCGGCTGA
- the dapB gene encoding 4-hydroxy-tetrahydrodipicolinate reductase: protein MSETGNGRPVPVGVLGAAGRMGSEVCRAVEAADDLELVATVGSGDPIDAVADAGARVVVDFTTPQAVLDNVRWCIDRGIHAVVGTSGLDADRLDRVRQWLAGHPEVGVFVAPNFALGAVLMMEFAERAARFFASAEVVELHHPNKLDAPSGTAVRTAELIGAARERAGLGPVPDATDTALPGARGAEVAGVHVHSVRSAGLVAHQEVLFGAPGETLTVRHDSYDRASFMPGVLMAVRAVPDRPGLTVGLGSLLDA from the coding sequence ATGAGCGAGACGGGCAACGGCCGGCCGGTCCCGGTCGGCGTGCTGGGCGCCGCCGGCCGGATGGGCAGCGAGGTCTGCCGTGCCGTCGAGGCGGCCGACGACCTGGAGCTGGTGGCGACGGTCGGGTCCGGCGACCCGATCGACGCGGTGGCCGACGCGGGTGCCCGGGTGGTCGTCGACTTCACCACCCCGCAGGCGGTGCTGGACAACGTGCGCTGGTGCATCGACCGGGGCATCCATGCCGTGGTCGGTACCTCCGGGCTGGACGCGGACCGACTCGACCGGGTGCGGCAGTGGCTCGCCGGGCACCCCGAGGTCGGCGTGTTCGTCGCGCCGAACTTCGCGCTCGGCGCCGTGCTGATGATGGAGTTCGCCGAACGGGCGGCGCGGTTCTTCGCCTCCGCGGAGGTGGTGGAGCTGCACCACCCGAACAAGCTGGACGCGCCGAGCGGGACCGCGGTGCGTACCGCCGAGCTGATCGGCGCGGCGCGCGAGCGCGCTGGCCTGGGGCCGGTACCGGACGCGACCGACACGGCGCTGCCGGGCGCCCGCGGGGCCGAGGTGGCCGGGGTGCACGTGCACTCGGTGCGCTCGGCCGGCCTGGTGGCGCACCAGGAGGTGCTGTTCGGCGCGCCCGGGGAGACCCTGACCGTGCGGCACGACTCGTACGACCGGGCGTCGTTCATGCCCGGCGTGCTGATGGCGGTGCGGGCGGTACCGGATCGGCCCGGCCTGACCGTCGGCCTCGGCTCGCTGCTCGACGCCTAG
- a CDS encoding M16 family metallopeptidase — protein MSERAKTRTLVADPLSGAVRRTVLPGGLRVITEAVPAMRSAAVGVWVGVGSRDESPRQAGASHFLEHLLFKGTKRRSALDISAEIEAVGGETNAFTTKEYTCYYARVLDDDLPLALDVLGDLITSSVLAAADVETERGVILEEIAMTDDEPGDVVHDRFAEAVFGDKPLGRLVSGTTESVSAMSRRQILDFYHRRYRADQIVVAVAGNLEHRAVLRSVRAAFGPLIGTGHEVAQRRAGAAPPLRRSRTVVDARDTEQAHLVLGSQAYSRADQRRFALGVLNAALGGGMSSRLFQEVREKRGLAYSVYSFGSHFADTGLFGVYAGCAPGKADEVLSLVSTELSKVAADGLTAEEVSRGKGMVKGSLVLGLEDTGSRMTRLGKGELLYRDLLSVDELLTRIDQVTPDEVAAVAADLMARPMSLAVVGPFAGHDFETPLGWT, from the coding sequence GTGAGCGAACGAGCCAAGACCCGGACCCTGGTCGCCGACCCGCTGAGCGGTGCGGTGCGCCGTACCGTGCTGCCCGGCGGGCTGCGGGTGATCACCGAGGCGGTGCCGGCGATGCGCAGCGCCGCGGTCGGCGTCTGGGTCGGGGTCGGCTCCCGGGACGAGTCGCCGCGCCAGGCCGGCGCCTCGCACTTCCTGGAACACCTGCTGTTCAAGGGCACCAAGCGGCGCTCGGCGCTGGACATCTCGGCCGAGATCGAGGCGGTCGGTGGCGAGACCAACGCGTTCACCACCAAGGAGTACACCTGCTACTACGCGCGGGTGCTCGACGACGACCTGCCGCTGGCGCTGGACGTGCTGGGTGACCTGATCACCTCGTCGGTGCTCGCCGCGGCCGACGTGGAGACCGAACGGGGCGTGATCCTGGAGGAGATCGCCATGACCGACGACGAGCCGGGCGACGTGGTGCACGACCGGTTCGCCGAGGCGGTGTTCGGTGACAAGCCGCTGGGGCGGCTGGTGTCCGGCACCACCGAGTCGGTGTCGGCCATGTCCCGCCGGCAGATCCTCGACTTCTACCACCGGCGCTACCGGGCCGACCAGATCGTCGTCGCGGTCGCCGGCAACCTGGAACACCGCGCCGTGCTCAGGTCGGTACGGGCGGCCTTCGGGCCGCTGATCGGCACCGGGCACGAGGTCGCGCAGCGCCGCGCCGGTGCCGCGCCGCCGCTGCGCCGGTCTCGTACCGTCGTCGACGCGCGGGACACCGAGCAGGCGCACCTGGTCCTCGGCTCCCAGGCCTACTCGCGCGCCGACCAGCGGCGGTTCGCGCTCGGCGTGCTCAACGCCGCGCTGGGCGGCGGCATGTCCAGCCGGCTGTTCCAGGAGGTACGGGAGAAGCGCGGGCTGGCCTACTCGGTGTACTCGTTCGGCAGCCACTTCGCCGACACCGGCCTGTTCGGCGTGTACGCCGGCTGCGCACCGGGCAAGGCCGACGAGGTGCTGTCGCTGGTCTCCACCGAACTGTCCAAGGTGGCCGCGGACGGCCTGACCGCCGAGGAGGTGTCCCGCGGCAAGGGCATGGTGAAGGGCTCGCTGGTGCTCGGCCTGGAGGACACCGGATCCCGGATGACCCGGCTGGGCAAGGGTGAGCTGCTCTACCGCGACCTGCTCAGCGTCGACGAGCTGCTCACCCGCATCGACCAGGTCACCCCGGACGAGGTCGCCGCGGTCGCGGCGGACCTGATGGCCCGGCCGATGTCGCTCGCGGTGGTCGGCCCGTTCGCCGGGCACGACTTCGAGACCCCGCTCGGCTGGACCTGA